TTTATTATCTGAAAtcgaaacagaaataaaaaagattgTCCAAAGAACTTTcaaaatgaatttcatttttttttattgctttttaataacaaaaagaaTCGAATTAAATATACGCAGTATGTAGTACACTGATAATCAACAATACTTGCAATAAGTAGgtcaataaatatcaataagtcaaaatgaaaataaatagttCAAACTTCTTGTTTATGTTTAAACTGTACCAACCTTTCTTACCTTTTATAACCATGATTGTGTTTATACTTAGATGTTCAAGTAGATGATGCATGttggatttaaaaattcttatgcGGTTTGTAGAGGGCTCCCTATTTcaattgaatttttgtataatataatagttatctattttattattatttctaaaataGTTAATAATTGGACTAGAACAAgcaaacatattttattatacactcTATGGTAAACGATCAAGAATAACGGCATGCACttttagtttctttattttcttcacaAGGAAGAGGGCGCTTGAGCCCCGTAGGGGCTCATTCTGCCTAAGCATGCACTTTTGAAATTTGCCTTGAAGTATCTTAGACTTTCCTCTCTATATTTCGCAGAGTTTAATGCTGTGACGTTCTTCGTATTGAACGCTTATTCGTTTGGTTGCATTTGATCATATTTCTTGTAAACCTTAAGTTTTGTGAAAGCAGAAACATGTTTGCAGTTCAAAGAGTAGTTAGGCATACTCCACGATTATTGAAGTTATCCGAAAATCAATGCAGGACACTTATGTGTACACCACCTAGAGTCCGAATATCATTCGCTGTAagtaaatttttatagaatactGATTATGTAATACAAGGATTCTATAAATTATGATGTATAGGTATACTATAAAATAAAGATATTAGTATGTTTTAAtgatattttgtttaatattaaagGTTAAATTATATgattagtttgattaaagttTTTGTATAGATATTCAAATGTTATAAATGTACATGTGACATAACAGTTAACGTGATATTTATGTTAAGCCATATTCTATTTATTgtgttttgtttgtttcaggaAAAAATGGTGCATGGAATTGTTTTATATGTGGGAATGATGGCAATTCCCATATACGTATCATGCAATGTGAACAACTATAATAAGAAGGGCTAAACCTAATATGTACGCAAATATACTCTTATTCTCGCGAGTAAATATTgtagaatataaatttaatatttaaaatatattaaattaaataaaattacataataaaCTTCCTCGAGTTATTACACTCATATATTGAAAGTTTTATTCAACTGTATAAATGGTGTAGAaagtttttgttatttattagcaATTATTTAAGAATCAGTCATTAAGTTTAGTGcatgtattatatttaaatttgttgtgTAAACAATTGCAGTTTAATGTTTCCAATCATTGATAAAAATGGAATTACATAggtcataaaataatattaaaaatttatatatttagtaAAGTAGCACTtggttattatatattttttgttattggaAATGATTGTATTATAaagatttttttataacaatGTTTCTCTGAATAGTATTGCACTATCGATAAGTTCTATATTAAGCTTTAATAACAATGATAAATGGTAAAAAAATATGCAGCATTAGATACAAGCATtgattcatacatacatatttaagcagtatttaaaaatgtatagttTCTGTACATATATATTTGCACATACTTTGCAAAtgtttattaattcatttatttgcaCCGTTAAATTACTAGaactataaaaattacaaaacgcTTGTCTTAGATTTATCTACAGCATTAATACAGCTAAGTTACATACTATATGTACTCAACATTTCAGTAAGGTATTTAAGAACAATTACAGTTTATAGCATAtcattcagaatcacaaatGCAATATCATTTATATTGGAATGTTTAATTTTCAGTATCTTATCTATTTCTTTCGTAactttttcgtttctttttcagTTCCTTCGAAGttcgttaaaaatttcacaGTATCACGAGTacttttgtattattgttcagCGAACTTGTTTCGCAAACAAGTACGGAACTAGGACGGACCCTGTTTCACGGAAAGCGTTCTTCTCGTAATTATATCGAGATTCGTTGATATTATATGGCGTTAAAGAAGTAATAGTTATGGCTTCAGAACTTTAAATCTCTTTAAACTTGTACTTTCAATTATCGATTTTATATCTAAATCTTATTTAGATTTACAAGCGTCCATCAAACATGATACCGGGAATCATAATTATTACTACTTTAATATATACTTTGCACTTCTGGTTAAGTCAATCGCCGAGATGTCTCCTGTTGTGACGGCCGTGTCTTCGCTTTTTGGAGCACGTGGCGCAACATTTCTCCTGTACAATCGATGAAACGTGGCACATACGTTTATAAGTTGCACACATCGAGGCTGGTACTATGGTGTCCTTGCATTCTGTAACGAATGCGTTATAGATACTCTGTACTGTCACATGAGAATTTTAGACCGGAAATCACTAAAGGAATAGGAAATAATACGTAGGAAAAGTCCCTAAGGTTTAGGAAGAGTACAAAAAGAATTTCAAAAGTTCGGTTTATTAGTGGTAAATGTGTAGCCCATGAAAAGATGAACTTTCGAATTGAGGTGGTGAACAATGATTGTTAATGTCTATATACACGAGCGTCATAAAGTGGAAGCGTACAAAATGATAATAGCCTCTAAGTGTATATCAAGTTTTTATAGTTTCTTCGAAAGGAAATTTCCTGTCGAGTATGTAATTACCGGATTTATCGTTCGTGCATTGCTTCCTATGATAACAACGTCTCGTCTCGATTGGTCTTCTCTCGAGGTTGCAATCATTGGACAGCAATTCCGTTATACGATCACGACATTCGACTTCCCTACGCTTAATGCCGATTCTTACGAGGCAAGTTGCATTGcaaaatccccatcttcctGTAAGCATGCCCATAAAGATACATGTTTAATGTGCCTGATGTTTGCCGTTCTTCGGCGTGAGACCACACTAAACATTGTAAATACACTCGCGTGTTTCACCGTATTTAAGAAAGCTAAAAGCAATAATGACCGTCTTAC
The Megachile rotundata isolate GNS110a chromosome 5, iyMegRotu1, whole genome shotgun sequence DNA segment above includes these coding regions:
- the LOC143264446 gene encoding uncharacterized protein LOC143264446; this encodes MFAVQRVVRHTPRLLKLSENQCRTLMCTPPRVRISFAEKMVHGIVLYVGMMAIPIYVSCNVNNYNKKG